The Sorangiineae bacterium MSr11367 genome window below encodes:
- a CDS encoding HAD-IIIC family phosphatase has protein sequence MSKAGSDAPSGKDKHVKCVVWDLDNTLWDGVLLEDRSVNLRGAVVEVIRTLDERGILHSIASRNEPDVAMAKLRELGLDEYFLYPQVHWNAKSTSVRAIGEALNIGLDTIAFVDDQPFERDEVRFALPNVRCIDAADVSKIPLMREMTPPFLTEDSRMRRRMYLADVTRKEVEAAHSGSPDEFLASLEMRFTVAAAKQEDLQRAEELTVRTNQLNATGYTYSYEELDRFRLSSDHELLIAGLDDKYGTYGKIGLSLVERSGDVWALKLLLMSCRVVSRGVGTVLLNDIIRRARAAGVKLRADFVPTARNRMMYISYKFAGFREVDKRDDVVILENDYSRIQAAPPYLELIVPP, from the coding sequence TTGAGCAAGGCCGGTAGCGACGCGCCGAGCGGCAAGGACAAGCACGTCAAGTGCGTCGTGTGGGACCTCGACAATACGCTCTGGGACGGTGTCCTCCTCGAGGATCGCAGCGTCAACTTGAGAGGCGCGGTAGTCGAAGTGATCCGCACGCTGGACGAGCGGGGGATTCTCCACTCGATCGCCAGTCGGAACGAGCCCGACGTCGCAATGGCGAAGCTTCGCGAGCTCGGTCTCGACGAATACTTCCTCTACCCGCAGGTTCATTGGAACGCGAAGTCGACCTCCGTCCGCGCGATCGGCGAGGCGCTGAACATCGGACTCGACACCATCGCGTTCGTCGACGACCAGCCGTTCGAGCGAGACGAGGTCCGCTTCGCGTTGCCGAACGTGCGCTGCATCGACGCCGCCGACGTTTCGAAGATTCCGCTCATGCGCGAGATGACCCCGCCTTTTCTGACCGAAGACTCGAGGATGCGACGCCGGATGTACCTCGCGGACGTCACGCGAAAGGAGGTCGAAGCGGCCCACTCGGGGAGCCCAGACGAGTTCCTGGCCTCGCTCGAGATGCGCTTCACCGTGGCGGCGGCGAAACAAGAGGATCTGCAACGCGCCGAGGAGCTGACGGTTCGCACGAACCAGCTCAACGCGACCGGCTACACCTACTCCTACGAGGAGCTCGATCGATTCCGTCTATCGTCCGACCACGAGCTCTTGATCGCGGGTCTCGACGACAAATACGGTACCTACGGGAAGATCGGGCTCTCGCTCGTCGAACGCTCCGGTGACGTGTGGGCGCTCAAGCTCTTGCTGATGTCGTGTCGGGTCGTCTCGCGCGGCGTCGGCACCGTGCTCCTGAACGACATCATCCGTCGCGCGCGCGCGGCGGGGGTCAAGCTCCGTGCAGATTTCGTCCCGACGGCCCGAAATCGGATGATGTACATCTCGTACAAATTTGCTGGGTTCCGTGAAGTCGATAAGAGAGACGACGTCGTCATCTTGGAAAACGACTATTCCCGGATCCAAGCCGCGCCCCCCTATCTCGAGCTGATCGTCCCGCCTTAA
- a CDS encoding phosphopantetheine-binding protein has product MDAIETKINAYLTRFFPGVTLGLDDDIFSLGFVNSMFALQLVTFLEHGFEIEIENEDLELDNFRSIGAMRRFVERKRSDAG; this is encoded by the coding sequence ATGGATGCCATCGAGACGAAGATCAACGCGTACCTGACCCGTTTCTTTCCGGGAGTAACCCTCGGTCTCGACGACGACATTTTCAGTCTTGGTTTCGTCAATTCGATGTTTGCCCTCCAGCTCGTGACGTTCCTGGAGCATGGCTTCGAGATCGAGATCGAGAACGAGGACCTCGAGCTCGACAACTTCAGATCGATCGGCGCGATGCGTCGATTCGTAGAGCGCAAACGGTCCGACGCTGGGTGA
- a CDS encoding 3-hydroxyacyl-CoA dehydrogenase NAD-binding domain-containing protein: protein MGVGVAQSLAQTGHRAIVVDVSDAVLERARKEMKNGLRAVALFKKPAIDPREVTSRVTYTTDYQALSAASFVVENVTEKWDIKKDVYRRLDEICKPEVVFAANTSAISITKIGSATKRPAQVVGMHFMNPVPMKPMVEVIRGYHTTPATLEAAKRFLAEMGKDCIVVEDSPGFVSNRVLMLTINEAVFLLQDRVAEAVEVDRIFKTCFEHKMGPLETADLIGLDTILYSIEVLHESFNDDKYRPCPLLKKMVDAGLLGRKSGHGFYRYE, encoded by the coding sequence ATGGGGGTCGGGGTCGCTCAGAGTCTCGCGCAGACGGGGCATCGCGCGATCGTCGTCGACGTCTCCGACGCGGTTCTCGAGCGCGCGCGCAAGGAGATGAAGAACGGGCTGCGCGCCGTCGCCCTGTTCAAGAAGCCCGCCATCGATCCGCGCGAGGTGACGAGCCGCGTCACGTATACGACGGACTATCAGGCGCTTTCGGCGGCGAGCTTCGTGGTCGAGAACGTCACGGAGAAATGGGACATCAAGAAGGACGTCTACAGGCGGCTCGATGAGATTTGCAAACCGGAGGTAGTCTTCGCCGCGAACACGTCGGCGATCTCGATCACGAAGATCGGCTCGGCGACCAAGCGTCCGGCGCAGGTCGTGGGCATGCACTTCATGAATCCGGTGCCCATGAAGCCAATGGTCGAGGTGATTCGCGGCTACCACACGACGCCGGCCACGCTCGAAGCCGCCAAGCGCTTTCTGGCGGAGATGGGGAAAGACTGCATCGTCGTCGAAGACTCACCCGGTTTCGTCTCGAACCGCGTCTTGATGCTGACCATCAACGAGGCGGTATTCCTCCTCCAGGATCGCGTCGCCGAAGCCGTCGAGGTCGACCGGATCTTCAAGACCTGTTTCGAGCACAAGATGGGCCCGCTCGAGACCGCCGATCTCATCGGTCTCGACACGATCCTGTACTCGATCGAGGTGCTCCACGAGAGCTTCAACGACGACAAGTATCGACCGTGCCCGCTCCTGAAGAAGATGGTCGACGCGGGCCTTCTCGGACGCAAATCCGGACACGGATTCTACCGCTACGAGTGA
- a CDS encoding 2OG-Fe(II) oxygenase has protein sequence MNSDTVLFLRSDVVFRVVGPERVEATVDGVSKPMHITMHKIAIEFAAPRSCRNAYESLEVDGDLHAFERLVHALVADGILQEPVDDTAAGSIETLLRPGLFDDPGVWPRIGREIAQGRAVVIASAFEKGFAERVHTALDRCARWPSQEAAEPFFHYRHHALHDRGQYPPELLECHRIFTSRATRRLMSEVTGSDCAGPARFTAATYLAEDHTLPHTDALNNHAIAYVWHLAKDWKPEWGGHFVWCPSGAIMSPAFNCLVLFKVSSESLHFVSSVSPLARGVRVAVGGWWQSRGEPWQVTHEHLVAGNTQVRRGIYGLPTQTLEAEDANGVVLL, from the coding sequence ATGAATTCCGATACGGTGCTTTTCCTTCGTTCGGACGTCGTATTTCGCGTCGTGGGGCCGGAGCGGGTGGAGGCGACGGTCGACGGCGTTTCGAAGCCGATGCACATCACGATGCACAAGATCGCCATCGAGTTCGCCGCGCCACGATCGTGCCGAAATGCGTACGAGTCGCTCGAGGTCGATGGCGATTTGCACGCGTTCGAGAGGTTGGTCCACGCGCTCGTCGCGGATGGCATTTTGCAGGAACCGGTGGACGATACCGCAGCAGGTTCGATCGAGACGCTCCTCCGTCCCGGCCTCTTCGACGATCCTGGGGTATGGCCGCGAATCGGTCGCGAGATCGCTCAAGGGCGCGCTGTGGTCATTGCGTCGGCTTTCGAAAAGGGCTTCGCCGAGCGCGTCCACACGGCGCTGGATCGGTGTGCGCGATGGCCGTCGCAGGAAGCCGCGGAGCCGTTCTTTCACTATCGTCACCACGCGCTTCACGATCGCGGTCAATATCCGCCGGAGCTTCTCGAGTGCCATCGCATCTTCACGAGCCGGGCAACGCGAAGGCTCATGTCGGAAGTGACTGGCTCCGATTGTGCGGGCCCTGCGCGGTTCACCGCCGCGACGTACCTGGCGGAGGACCACACGCTGCCACACACCGATGCGCTCAATAACCACGCCATTGCCTATGTCTGGCATTTGGCGAAAGATTGGAAGCCGGAATGGGGCGGACACTTCGTCTGGTGCCCGAGCGGAGCCATCATGAGCCCCGCGTTCAACTGCCTCGTCCTGTTCAAAGTCAGCTCGGAGTCGCTGCACTTCGTCTCCAGCGTTTCGCCCCTTGCCCGCGGCGTCCGGGTCGCGGTCGGCGGGTGGTGGCAGAGCAGGGGAGAACCCTGGCAGGTGACGCACGAACACCTGGTCGCGGGAAACACCCAAGTCCGACGCGGCATCTACGGTCTTCCCACGCAGACACTCGAAGCGGAGGACGCGAACGGCGTGGTCTTGCTCTGA